Proteins from one Faecalibacterium sp. I3-3-33 genomic window:
- a CDS encoding methionine ABC transporter permease: protein MNIADYGFAIWETFYVTVLSTAFALVLGLPLGVLLVAGDKDGILPLPGWLMHLINIVINILRSVPFLILMICVFPLTRAIVGTTVGTKATIVPLVVAAFPFVARLVETSLRELDEGVVEAAQSMGATPFQIITKVMIPECLPGLISSMTTALTTILGYSAMSGVIGGGGLGKIALSYGYYRYQTNIMIVCVVLLVLMVQAFQSVGTLWATKSDKRLRK from the coding sequence ATGAATATCGCAGATTACGGTTTTGCCATCTGGGAGACCTTTTATGTAACGGTGCTCTCCACCGCCTTTGCGCTGGTGTTGGGTCTGCCGCTGGGCGTGCTGCTGGTAGCCGGTGACAAGGACGGCATCCTGCCCCTGCCCGGTTGGCTGATGCACCTGATCAACATCGTCATCAACATTCTGCGCAGTGTGCCTTTCCTGATTTTGATGATCTGTGTGTTCCCGCTTACCCGCGCCATCGTGGGCACTACGGTGGGCACCAAGGCTACCATCGTTCCGCTGGTGGTCGCCGCCTTCCCCTTTGTGGCACGTCTGGTGGAGACCAGCCTGCGGGAGCTGGACGAGGGCGTGGTGGAAGCTGCCCAGAGCATGGGTGCTACTCCCTTCCAGATCATCACCAAGGTCATGATCCCGGAGTGCCTGCCCGGCCTGATCTCCAGCATGACCACCGCATTGACCACCATTCTGGGCTATTCTGCCATGTCCGGCGTCATCGGCGGCGGCGGTCTGGGCAAAATCGCCCTTTCCTACGGCTACTACCGCTACCAGACCAACATCATGATCGTCTGTGTGGTGCTGCTGGTGCTGATGGTGCAGGCGTTCCAGTCTGTGGGTACCCTGTGGGCCACCAAGAGCGATAAGCGCCTGCGGAAATAA
- a CDS encoding methionine ABC transporter ATP-binding protein: protein MIELKYLSKTFQMKDGAVKALQNINLTIPDGSIYGIIGMSGAGKSTLVRCINLLERPTGGSVVIDGVAMETLSPASLRKRRREITMIFQQFNLLMQRTCLKNVCFPMELAGVKKAESEKRAMELLEMVGLPDKANAYPAQLSGGQKQRIAIARALATNPKVLLCDEATSALDPNTTHSILTLIKDINRKLGITVVVITHQMSVVEEICDSVAILDGGVVVEQGSVQEIFANPKTAAAKRLVAPNGGSAARDLSCFAPDDHVVRVTFNGSSTAKPLVASLAAEKGILVSVLSADTRDLSGQCYGSMLLKLPAELAVAQQAMEYMRSQSGVTVEEVTGI from the coding sequence GTGATCGAACTCAAGTACCTTTCCAAGACCTTCCAGATGAAGGATGGCGCGGTGAAAGCGCTGCAAAACATCAACCTCACCATTCCCGATGGCTCCATCTATGGTATCATCGGTATGTCCGGTGCGGGCAAATCCACGCTGGTGCGCTGCATCAACCTGTTGGAGCGCCCCACCGGCGGCAGCGTGGTGATCGACGGCGTGGCAATGGAGACTTTGTCTCCCGCCTCGCTGCGCAAGCGCCGCCGGGAGATCACCATGATCTTCCAGCAGTTCAACCTGCTTATGCAGCGCACCTGCCTGAAGAACGTCTGCTTCCCCATGGAGCTGGCAGGCGTAAAGAAGGCGGAGTCCGAAAAGCGCGCCATGGAGCTGCTGGAGATGGTGGGTCTGCCGGATAAGGCCAACGCCTACCCGGCACAGCTGTCCGGCGGTCAGAAGCAGCGCATTGCCATTGCCCGCGCACTGGCAACCAACCCCAAGGTGCTGCTGTGCGACGAGGCCACCAGTGCGCTGGACCCCAACACCACCCACTCCATCCTGACCCTGATCAAGGATATCAACCGCAAGCTGGGCATCACCGTTGTGGTCATTACCCACCAGATGAGCGTAGTGGAGGAGATCTGCGACAGCGTGGCCATTCTGGACGGCGGTGTGGTCGTGGAACAGGGCTCGGTACAGGAAATTTTTGCAAACCCCAAAACGGCGGCTGCCAAGCGTCTGGTGGCCCCCAACGGCGGCAGCGCAGCGCGGGATCTTTCCTGCTTTGCGCCGGATGACCATGTGGTGCGCGTTACCTTTAATGGTTCCTCCACTGCAAAGCCGCTGGTGGCAAGCCTTGCCGCCGAAAAGGGCATTCTGGTGTCGGTGCTCAGCGCCGATACCCGCGATCTGAGCGGCCAGTGCTACGGCTCTATGCTGCTCAAGCTGCCCGCAGAGCTTGCTGTCGCACAGCAGGCTATGGAATATATGCGCAGCCAGTCCGGCGTAACGGTAGAGGAGGTGACCGGTATATGA
- a CDS encoding MetQ/NlpA family ABC transporter substrate-binding protein: MITRRDFLKVTGVAAAAAALTACGGSSSTASSAAASGSVASSAAAKLDKIKVAVPNDTTNEARALTLLEKNGFFKLKADAGLTATKNDIEENPLNVTVDEVEAAQVPNVLQDEDYAVINSNYAISAGLNPMTDALAMEDGSSAYVNILVCKDGNQEEPKIKALAAALQSQKVKDFMDETYKGSVVSVVENPTDGYDSTVDYDALNGQTVSCAATPAPHCEVLEVCKEILAAKGITLDIQEYDDYVIPNQVVEDGQVDTNYFQHQPYLDNFNAEKGTHLVTVAGIHVEPMGIYGGKQDSLAPIEG, from the coding sequence ATGATTACTCGTCGCGATTTTCTGAAAGTTACCGGTGTGGCAGCCGCAGCCGCTGCCCTGACTGCCTGCGGTGGTTCTTCTTCCACTGCTTCTTCCGCTGCTGCATCCGGCAGCGTGGCATCCTCTGCCGCAGCTAAGCTGGACAAGATCAAGGTGGCTGTGCCCAACGATACCACCAACGAGGCCCGCGCCCTGACCCTGCTGGAGAAGAACGGCTTCTTCAAGCTGAAGGCAGACGCCGGCCTGACCGCCACCAAGAACGACATTGAGGAGAACCCCCTGAACGTCACCGTGGACGAGGTGGAGGCCGCTCAGGTGCCCAACGTCCTGCAGGACGAGGACTACGCCGTCATCAACTCCAACTACGCCATCTCTGCCGGTCTGAACCCCATGACCGATGCACTGGCCATGGAGGACGGCTCTTCTGCTTACGTCAACATTCTGGTGTGCAAGGACGGCAATCAGGAGGAGCCCAAAATCAAGGCTCTGGCCGCTGCTCTGCAGAGCCAGAAGGTGAAGGACTTCATGGACGAGACCTACAAGGGCTCCGTGGTGTCCGTTGTGGAGAACCCCACCGACGGCTATGATTCCACTGTGGATTATGACGCTCTGAACGGCCAGACCGTCAGCTGTGCCGCTACTCCCGCTCCCCACTGCGAGGTGCTGGAGGTGTGCAAGGAGATCCTTGCCGCCAAGGGCATCACGCTGGATATTCAGGAGTACGACGACTATGTGATCCCCAACCAGGTCGTTGAGGACGGTCAGGTAGACACCAACTACTTCCAGCATCAGCCGTATCTGGACAACTTCAACGCCGAAAAGGGTACCCATCTGGTGACCGTTGCCGGTATTCATGTAGAGCCCATGGGCATCTACGGCGGCAAGCAGGACAGTCTGGCACCCATCGAGGGATAA
- a CDS encoding threonine/serine ThrE exporter family protein, translated as MNSRDPFPDEELRRRIMDFIMAAGQTLLENGAEVFRVEQTMEIMARSFHLREFHVYVLTNGIFASAGTAEISEVRNVPVRTTHLGRVAAVNELSRQIAQTGMTLDEAESRLVLARQLPFPKDHVQLLSGLCGAFCFAMMFGGNLRSALAAAGAGLVASWYLLWCGRHEVPGGFQKISTAALITLVCILLCNLLHTSASHAIIGTLMILTPGIAFTMGIRDFVQGDYLSGTIRMIDALLIAASIAIGTGLVLRLYKVFTGVVVV; from the coding sequence ATGAACAGCAGAGACCCTTTTCCCGATGAAGAGCTGCGCCGCCGCATTATGGATTTTATCATGGCCGCAGGGCAGACCCTGCTGGAAAACGGCGCGGAGGTGTTCCGGGTGGAGCAGACCATGGAGATCATGGCGCGCAGCTTCCATTTGCGGGAGTTCCACGTTTATGTGCTGACCAACGGCATTTTTGCCAGCGCCGGCACTGCCGAGATCAGCGAGGTGCGCAACGTGCCGGTGCGCACCACCCATCTGGGGCGAGTGGCGGCGGTGAACGAGCTTTCCCGCCAGATCGCCCAGACCGGGATGACCTTGGACGAAGCCGAGAGCCGTCTGGTGCTGGCGCGGCAGCTGCCCTTCCCCAAAGACCATGTGCAGCTGCTGTCCGGGCTGTGCGGGGCGTTCTGCTTTGCCATGATGTTCGGCGGCAACCTGCGCAGCGCGCTGGCAGCCGCCGGGGCGGGACTGGTTGCCAGCTGGTACCTGCTGTGGTGCGGGCGGCACGAGGTGCCCGGCGGCTTCCAGAAGATCAGCACCGCCGCGCTGATTACGCTGGTGTGCATCCTGCTGTGCAATCTGCTGCACACCTCTGCCAGCCACGCCATCATCGGTACGCTGATGATCCTGACCCCGGGCATCGCCTTTACCATGGGCATCCGGGACTTTGTGCAGGGCGATTACCTTTCCGGCACCATCCGCATGATCGACGCTTTGTTGATTGCCGCCAGCATTGCCATAGGCACCGGCCTTGTGCTGCGGCTGTACAAGGTATTTACGGGGGTGGTCGTGGTATGA
- a CDS encoding threonine/serine exporter family protein, whose translation MSLTAVQIGELTAQFFLAGVGTLSFAILFACPRRSLPYCALVGAVGWLGYELLTLLGADAATASLLSVIPLTILTRVFAITQKTPVTVFLLSGIFPLVPGAGIYYTAYYFIQNENTLALAKGISTFKIAVALAIGISLVLCVPLPKKK comes from the coding sequence ATGTCCCTTACAGCTGTACAGATCGGCGAGTTGACGGCGCAGTTTTTTCTGGCCGGGGTGGGCACACTGAGCTTTGCCATTCTGTTTGCGTGCCCCCGGCGCAGCCTGCCTTACTGCGCGCTGGTGGGCGCTGTGGGCTGGCTGGGGTACGAGCTTCTGACCCTGCTGGGCGCAGACGCCGCCACGGCATCCCTGCTGTCGGTCATTCCGCTTACCATCCTTACCCGCGTGTTTGCCATTACCCAAAAAACGCCGGTCACGGTGTTTTTGCTGTCCGGCATTTTCCCGCTTGTGCCGGGCGCGGGCATCTACTACACGGCTTACTATTTTATCCAGAACGAAAACACCCTTGCTCTTGCCAAGGGCATCAGCACCTTTAAAATTGCGGTGGCGCTGGCCATCGGCATCAGTCTGGTGCTGTGCGTGCCGCTGCCGAAGAAGAAGTAA